The window AAGCAGGGGAACCAATTTGGCGTCTGCCAATTTTTGAAAGCCATAAAAAACGAGTAAGAAACAGCAAAATAGCTGATTTAAATAATTCTCCGGGAAGTGAAGGCCATGCCATCATGGGGGGAGCTTTCATTGGTGAGTTTGCCGAGGATACGCCGTGGGTACATCTGGATATTGCCGGAACAGCGACAACCAATAAGGCTGGCTGTCTAGGGCCGTCAGGGGCAACGGGAGTCATGTCACGGACATTGGCATTGCTTGTGGAACGCTTTGAAAAATAGAATAAGGTGTCAGGCACTAGAAAAAGACAAAATGAACTATTTTGTCTTTTTTTGGTGCCTGACACCTTTACTTAAGTGGCGGGCCATCAACCATAGCCTTCAACCTGTTTATCAGCTCCTTTGAATGCGAAGCTGTAATGATTTCGCCATTTACCTTTGCGTATGGACTCTCTTTGCATAATTCACATTCACTTAAGCAGGTGAATTCCTTCACTGTGACCTTGTCGTCATAAAAAAATGCTTGAAATAAAAGCATCGATTCCTCATCTAAAAATTGATCTAAATTTCTTTGGCAAAATTCAATATGAACTTTTTTCCTTCTCTGGAATATTTTTTGCAGCATAGATATCATTTGTAAGGCCCCCGAGTTTGTATGCTATTTATATAAATACTATAACAGCCTTAACGATAAAAAAGTCAAGGGAAATGGTTCTTCTTTGTGACATAATGGGCGGAAGTTTCACATGTGGAAAAACTTTTGGGAAATGTTGGACAACTGCCTAGTCCCTTTTAGTCACTATATGCATATGAAATAAAGTAAGCAAGACTAAGAAGGAGGTAAACTCAGTGTACGAATACAGAGGCCCACATCAAGACCAAAGAATCTGGTTTGCTGCTCCGTTCGTTGGCGGCCTATTAGGTGGCTTTATAGGAGGCGCATTGTCATACCCGCGTCCTCGTCCCTATCCATTTTATCCACCGCCCTATTATTCCTATCCGCCATATCCAGGATATCCACCTTATTATGGAAAACCCTTTTAAATAGCCTATGAAGAGGCTGATATTCAATCCTCAGCCTCTTTTTACTTGCCCAAAACACCCAAGCAGTCATGAATAAATAAGTTGTATCATAAACTATAGCAGGAAAAATCAGCTATAATAATGTTGGTATACATAAGGTTAAATTACATCGGTACAAAGGAGAACGTACATGAATCTTCAAAAAACATTAATGCATTCACTGGGGATAGAATTGAAGCAGATAGAAAAAGGGCGCGTTACAGCAACGATGCCTGTAGATGACCGAACGCGCCAGCCATTTGGACTTCTGCATGGCGGGGCAAGTGTAGCGTTGGCTGAAACCGTTGCAAGTGTGGGTGGTTATGAATTCGTTGATAAAGAGAATGAGGCGGTAGTTGGACTCGAAATCAATGCCAATCATATTAAAGGAAAAAAGGACGGCATCGTTACGGCAGTCGGTGAGGTTATTCATAGTGGCAGAACGACAATGGTCTGGGAAGTGAAAATAACGGATGAACAAGACCAGCTAATCTGTATTTCCCGCTGTACACTTGCCGTTATTAAGATAAGAAAATAGAGAAAAAAGAGGTGAGCACGAATGAGTTTGTGCCACCTCTTTTTATGATTATAGCTGTTGCTTTTTTTCCGTTTTTAATTCATCCCTGACACTCTTTTCCCATAATGGTACTCCTGAGTAGTAGGCCGCTCTGTTAATAAGGTGACCGGAAACAGGAGATGTAAGAAAGAGAAACACAATGGCAAGGAGAATTCTTGCATTAAAATGACCGACCTCAAGGTAATAATATAAAAAGGTTGCCAATAAAATAGCAGAGATTCCGAGCGTTGTTGCCTTTGAGGCAGCATGATTCCGCGTGTACACATCAGGAAGTCTTATTACGCCAAAAGCAGCTACTAAATTTAAAAATGCTCCAAGTATGATCAAAATAAAGATAATCACGTTAACGATTTCGTTCATTTTCGATGATAACCCCCTTTTCAAGATACTTTGAGAAGGCTACCGTTCCAATAAACGCAAGAATGGCAATTAATAATATAATATCAAGGAAAGCACTAGTTTTTAATAGAATCGATGTAAGGGCGACAATGGCGACAAGATTAATTCCAAGTGCATCAAGAGCAATTACTCGGTCCGGTGTTGTAGGCCCCTTAATGACGCGATAGATTAACATGGCCATAGCGATAGCTATCATCAGGAGTGCTATGGATACAATTGTTTCCAGCATTAACGGCTCACCTCCTGAATCAGTCTTTCAAATGAGTGTTTAATACTACTAATTGTTGCTTCTACATCAGGAACATCCATTGCATGAACATATAAAATTTTATTATCGTCAGATACCTTCATGACCAGCGTACCAGGTGTTAGTGTAATCATGCTCGAAAGCACTAAGATTTCCCAGTCCTTTGTCAGCTCTGTCGGCAGGGCAAATATGCCCGGCTGCATATCAAGCTTTGGCTTTAAAACAACCTTCAAAACGGCAAGATTAGATAGGACGATTTCCTTAAGCAGAACAAGAATTAAATGAATGACCGCAACGATACGTGCTCCATAGAACCGAGAGTTGAAGAAGCGTCTAAATACAAAAATGATGATAAAGCCGGTTAAGTAACCGGCAAATAATGATCCGGCATCATACGAGTTTTTTAAAAACATCCAAGTAAGTGCAAGAAAGAAATTTAATGCGATTTGAAATGCCATCCTCACCTCTCCTTTATTACAGCATCAATGTAGATGTCAGGATTTAATAGGGTTTCCGCAGCAATCGAGATATAAGACAGAACGGTCTCAGATCCTACCCCCATGACGATTGATAATACAACCAGTATGACTGGTGCAATTAAGAGTGTTTTCACCGGGACATTCTTTTCCCCTTCATATGAACGGGCTGAGCCCCAAAAGCCAGTAACAAAAATCTTCATCACGGAGAACAAAATGAGTAGGCTTGATAACAGGACAATAACGGCACCCCAGAAAACGCCTTGGCCAAATCCACCTTGGATAATCAACAGCTTGCCGAAAAATCCACTTAACGGGGGAATCCCTGCCAGTGATGCAGCAGCAATAAAGAAAACCCAAGCAAGACCGGGATAGCGTTGAATTAACCCGCTGATCTTAGTTAAATTGCTTGTCCCTGTTATTGAAATCATAATCCCGATGAGCAAGAATAAGGCTGCTTTGATCAACATATCATGGACTAGATAGTAAATACTACCTGTTATCGCAACGGGAGACATAACGGCAACGCCAAATAGAATCACGCCAATTGCAGCAACAATATTGTAGATAATAATTTTTTTGATATCCTGATAGGCGATGGCGCCAATTACCCCTAATACGATGGTCAATAGCGCTAATACACTGATGATTTGATGCGTAAAGCTTTGATCATGGTAAAAGAATAGGGTGTAGGTTCTCATAATAGAATAAACACCGACTTTTGTCAGCAGGGCACCAAACAACGCCATTACAGGCGCAGGTGGTGCGTAATAGGAACCTGGCAGCCAGAAATATAATGGGAAAATAGCTCCCTTTAGGCCGAAGACAATTAAGAAAAGTATCGCAATCACAGTAAGAATTCCGGTTTGTCCCATTTCGCTGATTCGGCTTGAAATATGGGCCATATTCAAGGAACCGATAATGGAATAAAGATACCCTACTGTGATAACAAACAGAGCAGAAGAAATGACATTCACAAGAATGTATTTAATCGATTCTCTTAATTGAATGGCTGTTCCGCCCAGTACAAGCAGTACATAGGATGACATGAGCATCACTTCGAAAAAGACGAATAAATTAAAGATATCTCCTGTTGTGAAAGCACCATTAACCCCCACAATTAAAAATTGAACGACAGCATAGTAATAAAATTTTTCTCTTTCTTTTCCAATTCCAAAAAAGGAATAGATGATACACGAGAATAAGATAATACTTGTGGTTAGTACAAGCAGAGCTGAAAGCATATCTGACACAAGTGTGATGCCAAAAGGGGCTTCCCAATTGCTGAGATTAAGGGTTTGAATTCCATCGGTACGAACTTTCTGGACTAATAATGCTGAAATAATGATGGTTCCAAATGAAGACAGAGCAGAAATCCAACGCTGAGCAGTAATATGCCGAGCAAGAAAGAGCAACAGGATTCCCGTCAGCAATGGAACGATAATCGGTAATAGTAAAAAATTAATCATTTCCTTCTGTTCCTCTCAATCGTTCAGTATTATCTGTCCCAAGCTCTTGATAGGTGCGATAAGCAAGAACAAGGAAAAAGGCAGTAACGCCAAAGCTTATAACAATCGCCGTTAAGATCAGAGCCTGTGGAATTGGATCCGTATAAGAGGAAGCATTCTCGCCAAGGAGCGGTGCCGCTCCTCTTTTTAATCCTCCCATTGTTAGGAGCAGTAAATGGGCTCCATGGCTTAAAAGACCTGTTCCAACAATGATACGTAAGAGACTTTTAGAAAGCATTAAATAAGTGGCCGACATAAATAGTACGCCAATGACAACAGCCATTAAGATCTCCATTATTCATCCTCCCCTATCGTTTGAATAATGGTCATTGTCACACCGATAACAACCAAGTAAACGCCTAAATCAAAGAGTGTTGCCGTATGGAGTGAAGTATCACCTAAAATCGGCAAATCAATATGACCGAATGCATGCGTTAAAAATGGAACATTAAAGAATATCGCTCCTGCCGCCGTTCCAACAGCAAATAACAAACCAACGGCTATCATGATTTTATAATCAATCGGAAGAATCTTCGCCACGGTTTTCTTATCATAAGCAATCAATAGTAAAACAAGGGCACCAGATGTCATAAGACC of the Bacillus tuaregi genome contains:
- a CDS encoding PaaI family thioesterase: MNLQKTLMHSLGIELKQIEKGRVTATMPVDDRTRQPFGLLHGGASVALAETVASVGGYEFVDKENEAVVGLEINANHIKGKKDGIVTAVGEVIHSGRTTMVWEVKITDEQDQLICISRCTLAVIKIRK
- a CDS encoding Na(+)/H(+) antiporter subunit B — encoded protein: MKTKENDIILQTCTKVVLFIIILFSVHSFFAGHYEPGGGFIGGLMTSGALVLLLIAYDKKTVAKILPIDYKIMIAVGLLFAVGTAAGAIFFNVPFLTHAFGHIDLPILGDTSLHTATLFDLGVYLVVIGVTMTIIQTIGEDE
- the mnhG gene encoding monovalent cation/H(+) antiporter subunit G translates to MNEIVNVIIFILIILGAFLNLVAAFGVIRLPDVYTRNHAASKATTLGISAILLATFLYYYLEVGHFNARILLAIVFLFLTSPVSGHLINRAAYYSGVPLWEKSVRDELKTEKKQQL
- a CDS encoding Na(+)/H(+) antiporter subunit F1, giving the protein MIAIAMAMLIYRVIKGPTTPDRVIALDALGINLVAIVALTSILLKTSAFLDIILLIAILAFIGTVAFSKYLEKGVIIENERNR
- a CDS encoding Na+/H+ antiporter subunit D, with protein sequence MINFLLLPIIVPLLTGILLLFLARHITAQRWISALSSFGTIIISALLVQKVRTDGIQTLNLSNWEAPFGITLVSDMLSALLVLTTSIILFSCIIYSFFGIGKEREKFYYYAVVQFLIVGVNGAFTTGDIFNLFVFFEVMLMSSYVLLVLGGTAIQLRESIKYILVNVISSALFVITVGYLYSIIGSLNMAHISSRISEMGQTGILTVIAILFLIVFGLKGAIFPLYFWLPGSYYAPPAPVMALFGALLTKVGVYSIMRTYTLFFYHDQSFTHQIISVLALLTIVLGVIGAIAYQDIKKIIIYNIVAAIGVILFGVAVMSPVAITGSIYYLVHDMLIKAALFLLIGIMISITGTSNLTKISGLIQRYPGLAWVFFIAAASLAGIPPLSGFFGKLLIIQGGFGQGVFWGAVIVLLSSLLILFSVMKIFVTGFWGSARSYEGEKNVPVKTLLIAPVILVVLSIVMGVGSETVLSYISIAAETLLNPDIYIDAVIKER
- a CDS encoding Na+/H+ antiporter subunit E, which translates into the protein MAFQIALNFFLALTWMFLKNSYDAGSLFAGYLTGFIIIFVFRRFFNSRFYGARIVAVIHLILVLLKEIVLSNLAVLKVVLKPKLDMQPGIFALPTELTKDWEILVLSSMITLTPGTLVMKVSDDNKILYVHAMDVPDVEATISSIKHSFERLIQEVSR
- a CDS encoding DUF1450 domain-containing protein translates to MISMLQKIFQRRKKVHIEFCQRNLDQFLDEESMLLFQAFFYDDKVTVKEFTCLSECELCKESPYAKVNGEIITASHSKELINRLKAMVDGPPLK
- a CDS encoding Na(+)/H(+) antiporter subunit C, which encodes MEILMAVVIGVLFMSATYLMLSKSLLRIIVGTGLLSHGAHLLLLTMGGLKRGAAPLLGENASSYTDPIPQALILTAIVISFGVTAFFLVLAYRTYQELGTDNTERLRGTEGND